A DNA window from Solanum lycopersicum chromosome 3, SLM_r2.1 contains the following coding sequences:
- the LOC138347562 gene encoding uncharacterized protein — MTLIFTLMLTFIFCVNIFIDVDIDVHIGIDVKVYVIAYVYVHGDVEVNVKVYISIYVDIDVHVNLKIDVEVHVDVDIKIHPHIFVDDHIDITLMTLNVDDDINIDVDVHTYVDIYVDVDINIHIDIHIDVHIYGDVHIHSHVDVHVDIDAHVEVHVYVDVYVDVNNHILVYKNIDVYIDIEVYIHIDVHVDADVYTDVDINVHLNIHIDFHVYVRVHVYVHTYAYVQVDIDINIDVHV, encoded by the exons ATGACACTaatatttacattgatgttgacgtttatattttgtgtaaatatttttattgatgttgacattgacgttcacattggCATTGATGTTAAAGTTTACGTTATCGCTTACGTTTACGTTCATGGTGATGTTGAGGTTAATGTTAAAGTTTACATTAGCATTtacgttgacattgacgttcatgttaATCTTAAGATTGATGTTGAGGTTCATGTTGACGTTGATATTAAGATTCATCCTCATATTTTCGTTGATGATCACATTGACATCACATTGATGACAC TCAATGTTGACGATGACATTaacattgatgttgacgttcacaCTTATGTTGACATTTATGTTGACGTTGATATTAAtattcacattgacattcacattgatgttcataTTTATGGTGACGTTCACATTCACAGTCACGTTgacgttcatgttgacattgatGCTCATGTTGAAGTTCATGTTTACGTTGACGTTTATGTTGATGTTAACAATCATATTCTTGTCTACAAAAATATTGAT GTCTACATTGACATAGAGGTGtacattcacattgacgttcatgttgaTGCTGACGTTTACACTGACGTTGACATTAACGTTCACCTAAACATTCATATTGATTTTCATGTTTATGTTAGAGTTCACGTTTATGTTCACACTTATGCTTATGTTCAGGTTGACATTGATATTaacattgatgttcatgtttAG